AAGGGATACTGCCGGGTGTGTCCGGTGTGCAATGGCCGGGCTTGTGCCGGAGAAGCTCCGGGCATGGGCGGCATGGGGACTGGTTCGGCCTTCACGGTCAATCTGGAGGCGCTTGCCCGGGTCCGTCTGGTCATGCGCACCCTGCACAACGTCAAGGAGGCGGACACGGGCCTGACGCTGTTTGGCCGCAGCCTGTCCATGCCTATATTGGCAGCCCCCCTGACCGGTGTGGTCTATAATATGGGTGGTCGACTGACCGAGGCGGAATTCATTCGGCGCATGATCGACGGCGCGGTTGCGGCCGGCACGCTCGGCTGTTGCGGTGATGGGGCTGATCCAACCATGTTCGACAGTGGATTGGCGGCCATCACCGCCCAGGACGGGCACGGCATTCCCTTTATCAAGCCGCGTGGCCAGGAGGCTGTGCTGGCGCTGTTGGCCCGGGCCACCCAGGCCGGGGCGGCGGCTGTGGGCATGGATGTGGATGGCGCCGGGCTGGCCGTCATGGCGCTCAAGGGGCAGCCCGTGTCGCCGAAAACGCCGGATGAACTGCGGGCTTGCGTTGCCGCCACGCCGCTGCCGTTTATCGTCAAAGGGATCATGACGCCGGATGAAGCGGAAATAGCCTTTGCGGCCGGAGCTGCCGCCATCGTGGTCTCCAACCACGGCGGCCGTGTGCTCGACCACACCCCGGGAGCCGCCGAGGTCTTGCCGGGCATTGCCCGTGCGGTCAAAGGCAAGGGGGTGATTCTGGTCGACGGCGGGGTGCGCTCTGGAGCGGATGTCCTCAAATATCTGGCCCTTGGGGCCGATGCGGTGCTGGTTGGCCGACCTCTGGTCGTTGGGGCTTTTGGCGGCGGGGCCGAGGGCGTGGCCTTTTTACTGAAAAAAATGCAGGCCGAACTCAAGGCCGCCATGTTGCTCACCGGCACGGCCTCGGTCGGCCAAGTTTCCTCGACCATCGTCTCGCTGCATCCCTGATTTGAGGTCTTTCTTTTGTTTGGGTCCGAGACGGACTCAGCTCGTGACTGGCCTCGCCCTCCTGTGCCACAAGTGCAGATGGGCGAGGCCTGTGTTTGGATTGCCGCCGATCAGTGAAGTGTGGTAGAAGGATAATGCGTGTTTAGGCTGAACCGCAGGATCTGAACTGGCGGGATGTCTTCGTTGGCATAAGACAGTTTCCCCTGGTTCATGGTCAGGGAGTTGGGATGGGTTTGCGCTACCAGACATTTCGCATCATCAGTATGACAATTGCCCTGACTGTTGTCGGTCTGTATCTGGTTTCCAGATTCTTTTTTCTTTCCAATATTGTCGAAATGGAACGAAAATTGGTGGCCAATGATGTCGAACGCGCTCAGAATGCCTTAACCATCAGTGTCAATCGCATTGGACTGCTGACGACAGACTGGGCCACCTGGGACGAAGCCTTCCGCTTCATGGCTGAGGGCGGCCAGGAGTTTCTGGATTCCAATCTGACCCGGGAAACCTTCATCAAGCAACGCCTGGCTTTTATCGGGCTGTTCGATCTCAAGGGGCAATTGGCTGGCGGCCGGTATTTCGATGCCGACGCCGCTGCCTTTGTCGCCATTCCCAAGGACATCTTGGCCCTTTTTACCCCGGGCGGCGGGCTTTTGGCCGAGGCTGCAAGCGATACGGGGCACCAGGGCGTGATCATGGTCGGGGGGCGGCCCCTGCTTCTGGCTGCCCTGCCGGTGCTCAACAGTGAACACCAAGGCCCGGCCCGGGGAACCCTGGTCATGGGGAGCTGGCTGGATGCGGCCACAGTGCAGGAGCTTGCCGCTGCAACCGTCCTGGATCTGGGTGTCCTCCCCCTCGACGGGCCTGGACTGCCTGTCGCGTCCACAGCCGAGGCGATAGAAATCCTGCCGCCGGCAGAAGATGCCGCCACCTGTGTCGGGCTTGGGTTGGTGCGTGATATCTTTCAGCAACCAGCCTTCTGGGTGTCCGTGACCGCCGATCGGGATTTTTTCGTCCAGGGACTCGGACTCATCCATTCCAGCCTTGGACTGTTTGCCTTGGCCGGCGTCGTCCTCTTTCTGGTGCTGCTGCTGTTTCTCGAACACCGTATTCTGCGCCCTTTGCATCATATCAGCGCACTTTCCGGACGCATTGCCAAGGGCGAATCGGCGCTTCGCCTCCATCTGCCTAACAACGATGAGCTCACAAGTCTGGCTTTGGATCTAAACGTCATGCTCGACAGGCTAGACGGGGCCAAACGGTCGCTTGTCGCTTCAGAAAACCGCTACAGGACCCTGTTTCTGGGCATCGGTGCGCCGACGGTTCTGGTTGGTCCTGACAGCTGCATTGAATTGGCCAATCCGGCCTTCATCCGACTGGCCGGGGTTCCCCGGGAAGAGCTTGAAGGCCTGCGCCATTGGACCGACTTCTGTCCGGACATGACGGCAGCCCTCTCGGCTGGCCTAACGGGACGACCCGAGGGCGCCGCCACTGCCCTGCAGACCCGGTTTGTGCGCAACAACGGCGAGCACCGCTTCGTCCTGCTGACGTTGGCCAGTCTGGACGGCGGCACGGCTTCCATCGTCTCGCTTGTCGACAATACTCCGGCCAAACAGGCTGAGCAGGCCCTGGCCGCTTTGACCCGGGATCTTGAGGCCCGGGTGGCGGCGCGTACCGAAGAGGCCAAGACCAAGGCCTTGGAACTCGAGACGGCCAATCAGCGGCTCCTTGAGCTTGATCGGATCAAGTCCGCCATCCTGTCTTCGGTGTCCCACGAATTGCGGACGCCGCTGACTTCCATCCGAGGTTTCACCAACATTATTGAGCGGGACCTGGAACTCTTGGTGGGGGCCACCAGTGCATTGGATCTGGGAGGCCATCCCCGAATCCGGCGTATCCGAAACAATCTGCACATTATAAACGAGGAAAATCAGCGTCTGACTGAACTGATCAATGATTTTTTGGACCTGTCCAAGATCGAATCCGGGAAAATGGAATGGCGCGACAGCGCCGTGGACGCCCTGGAACTGGCCAAGCGCGCCGAGCGCGCCACTGCCGCGCTCTTTGCAGACGGTCCCGTCGTCCTTACGGTCGAGGTTGATCCGGCAACGCCCACCCTTTTTGCCGATTTCGACCGCATGGTGCAGGTGAGCATCAATTTGTTGGCCAATGCCCGCAAGTTTACCGAACTCGGCTACGTCCGGCTGCGCATTGCACCTGACGCCGCCGGCGACTGGTGCATGCGGGTCGAAGATACGGGACGCGGCATTGCACCCGATGACCTGGAACGGATTTTTGATAATTTTACCCAGGCCGCGACCAACAGCCAGGAAGCTGAAATCGGCGGCACCGGTCTTGGCTTAAGCATCTGCCGTACCATCGTCACCCATTACGGCGGCCGCATCTGGGCGGAATCGAAGCCGGGCCAGGGCAGCGTCTTTTCCGTGTCCATCCCGCGTAAACAGCTGTTTGCCGATCCTCTGATCCAACCAGGCGACACAGGTTAGGACGCAAAAGGCGCGCGGCCAACGTTATCGGCCGCGCGCCTTATAGGCAAAGAGACTTGAGGCCTAGCCGTCAAGGCTGGGGGCGTCGCCTTCTTTCCAGGAAATTTCAATGGAGAGTTTCTTCTTGCTTTTCCCGGGCTTGCTTTTGTCCTTGAAGCTGATTTCCATCTCGGCGACCAGCGGCAGATCGACACAGACCGGGCCATCCTGGCCCGTAGCGGTCAGTTTGCGCTGTTTAAGGCCATCCACAATTTTTTCCAGCACCACCGCAGCGTCGTAGGTCAACATTTTTTCGTCGCACTGAAACAACTTTGATTTCTCACCCATGGTATGCTCCTTTGGCTGGGATTTGCGCAGCCCTGATCAAGGCAAACCCTAGCCCCTTCCCATGCCATTGTCATGACGTCTGCAAGAAAAAAGTACGTCGCCCCGGCCTGGAGCGGGCTGTCTGGATGGGCCGGGCGGCGAGATCAGGCAGGCCGGGCACTCGTCGACCCTTCCCACGCCGCCGAGGCAGCGGCTGCCTCGGCGGTCAGGCCGACAGAAAGTCGTAGCGGCCCGGCCCCTGCACCAGCAGCAGGCGACAGGGAATCGTGCCGATATTGGACACGCGGTGGACACGGTCTGGAGGCGCCACGGCCCGTTCGCCGGTAGTCAAGCGCAAACCTTCGTCCGGATCAAACAGCTGCACCAAGGCAATGCCGGCCAGACAGAAGGTCGTATCCGTGACCTGACTGTGCCGGTGGACCGGGATCGCCTGCCCGGGGGCGAGCGTCATCACCGTCACCCGGGCGTCGGCCGTTTCCAGGATGCGTTCCTTATCGGCAATGCGGTAGGGCGGCTGGTTGGTCATGGCTGTACTCCCTGGCGTTACATCCGGCTGAGGATGAGTTTTTTCCAGAGGGAATAGGCGTTTTTGGTCAGATGGATACCGTCTTCGGTGAAATTGGGGCCGAGTTTGCCGTCTTCGGCCAGGAACGGATCATAGATGTCGAGGTAGCGCACAAAGCCGTTTTTCCGGTCGCAGAGGGCTTTGAGCCGGGCGTTGGCGGCCAGGATGACGGCATTGTCGATGGATTGGCTGCGGGTTGGCAGGATACTTTGCACATAGATGAGTGTGTAGGGCGAGATGGTCTGGATGGTGGTTATGATCTTTTCATAGTTGGTCAGAATGCGATCCGGAGCGGCAATTTCGTTGATGCCGATCATGAGAAAAAGTTTGTGTGGTTTTTTGCGGGCAATTGGCTCGATACGCTTGAGAAGATCAGCACTGGTGGAGGATTCCACGCCGCTGATGAAGACCTTTTGGGGCTGTTCGAAAAGATTATAGATTTCCCATCCCTTGGTGATGCTGTCGCCGCAAAAGACGATTTGCATGGCCAAAAGGACTGGGAGGGCGGGGTTCACGCTCGGTATCCTCCAACCAATGGCGATGTCGATCCGTGGTGGTTGGGCAACTGCGCCCGACAGGCTGTTTCGGACACAGCCGATCGCGCCGTGGCGGCGGCCCCGGGGAGAGGCCGCCGCTGGCGGAACAGGCCACCTAAATCAGCGTTCCAGGGCGATGAGATCGTCGTAGCTCTCGCGCCGGCGGGCCACGATGACCTGATCGCCGTCCACCAGAATTTCGGCCGCCCGGGGGCGGGAATTGTAGTTCGAGGACATGGTGAAGCCATAGGCGCCGGCCGAGTACACAGCCAGCAGTTCGCCCGGGGCCACGGCCGGCAGATTGCGGTCGCGGGCCAGGAAATCGCCGGATTCGCAGATGGGACCGACCACGTCCACGTTGAGTTCGGGACGATGGGCCGGGCGCACCTCGCGGATGGCGTGGTAGGAATCATAGAGCGAGGGGCGGATCAGGTCGTTCATGCCCGCGTCCACGATGATGAAATCCTTGCTCGGGGTCTTTTTGGTGTAGACCGCCTCGGTGACCAGGATGCCGGCATTGCCGACGATGACCCGGCCGGGTTCGAGGATGAGCGTGATGGGCAGATCACCCAGCGCCTTAGTGAGCGCTTGGCCGAATTCGCGGGGGTGGGGCGGTTCCTCTTCGTTGTACTGGATGCCAAGGCCACCGCCGAGGTCGAGGTACGTGGTCTCGATGCCCATGGCGGTGAGCTTTTCCCGGAAGGCCAGGATCTTGTCCAGGGCTTCGAGAAAGGGCGCAATGGAAGTCAGCTGGGAGCCGATGTGGCAGTCGATGCCGACCGGGGTCACGCCCGGCAGGTCCCGGGCCTTGGCGTAAGCGGCCAGGGAATGTTCGATGTCCAGGCCGAATTTGTTCTTTTTTAGGCCGGTGGAAATATACGGATGGGTCTTGGGGTCCACGTCGGGGTTGATGCGAATGCTCACCTTGGCGGTCTTGCCCAGGCGTTCGGCAATGGCGCTTATGCGTTCGAGTTCGCCGGTGGATTCCACGTTGAACATGAGGATGCCGGCATTGAGCGCCGCTTCGATTTCAACGGCCCGCTTGCCCACGCCCGAATAGACGATCTTGGCGGGGTCCACGCCGGCGGCCAGGGCGCGGTACAATTCGCCGCCCGAGACAATGTCCATGCCTGCGCCCTGGGCGGCCAGGGTTTTGAGCACGGAGAGGTTGGAATTGGCCTTGACCGAATAGCAGGTGAGATGCGGCAGACCGGCAAAGGCCGAGTCAAAGGCCGTGAAATGACGGCGCAGGGTGGCGGCGCTGTAGACGTAAAGCGGGGTGCCGTAGGCGGCGACAAGGGTCGAGACAGGTACGTCTTCGGCGTACAGTTCGTCGCCCCGGTACTCGAAATGATGCATGGTGAAACTCTCCTTAACAGGCATTGCCGCCATAGCGGCCTTTCCAGTCGCAAAGCAGGGTCAGGGCCTCAAGGGGCGTCATCCGGTCTAGTTCGAGGCGCGACAGTTCGTCAAGAAGCAGGCCGGCCGTTTGCGGCAGGTCCGGGGCGTCCGGCCCGGTTTCGGCCGGCGGCACGGCGAAAAGTCCGGGCAGCGAAGGTTGGCCGCGTTCCCGCGAGGCTCGGCCGTCCCGGGCCGGATCGCGGCTCCGTTCCAGTTCCTCCAGCAATTCCCTGGCCCGCTTGACCACGTTGCGCGGCACGCCGGCCAGTCGGGCCACTTCCACGCCGTAGCTGCGGTCGGCCGGACCAGGGAGCAGGCGGCGCAGGAAAATGATGTCGCCCTTCCATTCCTTGACCGCGATATTGAAGTTGCGAAGTCCCGGCAGCCGGCCTTCCAGGGCGGTCAGTTCATGGTAATGGGTGGCAAAAAGCGTCCGTACCCCCTGGCCGTCGTCGCGGCTGCACAACTCCTCGACAACGGCCCAGGCCAGGGCCAGCCCGTCGAAGGTGGCCGTGCCGCGTCCGATCTCGTCGAGGATGACCAGACTGCGCTTGCCGGCCTGGCGCAGGATGCGGGCGGTTTCCATCATTTCCACCATGAAGGTGGACTGCCCCTGGGCCAGATTGTCCGAGGCCCCGACCCGGCAAAAGACCCGGTCAACCAGCCCGATGGTCGCCTTGCCCGCCGGCACGAAGGAACCGATCTGGGCCAGGATGGCAATGATGGCGGTCTGGCGCAGCACGGTGGATTTGCCGGCCATGTTGGGACCGGTAATCAACAGCACCTTGGTGGCTTCATCAAGGCTGACGTCGTTTGGGATGTAATTGCCAACGCCCTGGACCGCCTCGACCACGGGATGGCGGCCGGCCCGGATGCTGATGGCCAGCCCCGTATGGAGTTCCGGCCGGGTCCAGTCGCCGATGACGGCCGCCTCGGCCAACCCCTGCCAGACGTCGAAGCGGGCCACCCGGGCGGCGGTGTCCATGATGCGCTGGCGAAGAGCGGCGATATGGTCGCGCAGTTCCCGGAACAGATTGTATTCCAGCGTCTTGCGTTTTTCGCCTGAGGCCAGGATCTTTTCTTCGAGGGTCTTGAGCGTCGGTGTGACGTAGCGTTCGCAGTTGGCCAGGGTCTGGCGGCGCTCGAAATGGGCCGGGGGGTAGCCGGCGGATTTGGTCAGCTCGAAATAGTAGCCAAAGACCCTGTTGTAGCCGAGTTTGAGCTTGGGCAGATTGCCGTCGGCCTGTTCCTGGGCGAGGAGTTCCTGGAGTTTCTGCTCGCCGTGTTCGGCCAGATCGAGGAGCTCGTCGAGTTCGGGATGATAGCCCGGCCGGAAAAGCCCGCCTTCGGTCACCAGCACCGGCGGGGAATCGACCAGGGCACGGGAGAGCAATTCACAGACGTCTTCGAGATCGTCCCAACCGGAAAGCAGGTCGGTTGCCGCCTTGGGCGCTTGGGCATTGGCGGCGGCCAGCAGTGTGCGCAGCCGGGGCAGGGCGACCAGGGACTGGCGCAGGGCCGTGAAATCGCGCGGCACGGCCCGGCCGAGAAAGATGCGGGTAATGAGCCGCTCCAGGTCGTAGACCCCGGTCAGGGCCTCGCGGCTCTCCCGACGCAGGCCCTCGTCCTCGACAAACAGGGCCACCACGGCCTGGGTGTCGTGGATGGGAGCCAGATCAAGCCAGGGCTGGCGCAGCATGATTTCCAGCATCCGGCCGCCCATGGGCGTCTGGGTGCGGTCCAGGACATGCCACAAGGTGCCTTGCCCCTTGCGACCGTCCAGGCGGCGGAAAATTTCGAGATTGCGCTCCGTGACCTCGTCCAGCAGCATGTGCCGGCCGAGGTTGACGGGTTTAAACGGGGCCAGATGGGCCAGATCGCGCATGTAGGTGGCGCTTAAATAGGTGAGCAGGGCGCCCATGGCCCGCACCAACTGCGGCTTGTCGCTGCAGTCAAGCGCGGCCAGATCGGCCACCGACTGGGCCGAGAGCACCTTGTCGCGGCCGGCGGCGAAATCGAAATGGGGACGCAGGGGGACGCGGGTGATCTGCACCCCGGAAAGGGGTGTTTCCCGCGGCGGCGCAAGGCCGTCCGGCAGCAGCAGTTCCCGGGGGCCGATCTTGGCCGTCCATTGCCACAACCGGGCGGCGTCGCGGGAAAAGAGCCCGGACCATTCGCCGGTGGAGCAGTCGACCCAGGCCAACCCGCCGGCCCGTTCGTCGGGGTCGTAATAAAGCGCGGCCAGGAAATTGTGTTCCTTGGCCTTGAGGTTGCCGTCTTCGACGGCCGTACCCGGAGTGAGCACGCGGGTGACGGCCCGTTTGACCAGCCCCTTGGCCTGCTTGGGGTCTTCGATCTGGTCGCACACGGCCACGGAAAAACCGCGCTCGAGCAGCACGGTCAAATACCCCTCGGCGGCGTGGTGGGGCACGCCGCACATGGGGATCGGGGACTCGGCCCCGGGATTGCGCGTGGTCAGGGTGATTTGCAGTTCCCGGGCCGCCGTATGGGCGTCCTCGAAGAACAACTCGTAGAAATCCCCCATGCGGTAAAACAGCAGCGCGTCCGGATGCTCGGACTTGGCGCGCAGATAC
The sequence above is drawn from the Desulfovibrio sp. TomC genome and encodes:
- a CDS encoding alpha-hydroxy-acid oxidizing protein, giving the protein MDLSTLRKTAREELKGYCRVCPVCNGRACAGEAPGMGGMGTGSAFTVNLEALARVRLVMRTLHNVKEADTGLTLFGRSLSMPILAAPLTGVVYNMGGRLTEAEFIRRMIDGAVAAGTLGCCGDGADPTMFDSGLAAITAQDGHGIPFIKPRGQEAVLALLARATQAGAAAVGMDVDGAGLAVMALKGQPVSPKTPDELRACVAATPLPFIVKGIMTPDEAEIAFAAGAAAIVVSNHGGRVLDHTPGAAEVLPGIARAVKGKGVILVDGGVRSGADVLKYLALGADAVLVGRPLVVGAFGGGAEGVAFLLKKMQAELKAAMLLTGTASVGQVSSTIVSLHP
- a CDS encoding CHASE4 domain-containing protein — translated: MGLRYQTFRIISMTIALTVVGLYLVSRFFFLSNIVEMERKLVANDVERAQNALTISVNRIGLLTTDWATWDEAFRFMAEGGQEFLDSNLTRETFIKQRLAFIGLFDLKGQLAGGRYFDADAAAFVAIPKDILALFTPGGGLLAEAASDTGHQGVIMVGGRPLLLAALPVLNSEHQGPARGTLVMGSWLDAATVQELAAATVLDLGVLPLDGPGLPVASTAEAIEILPPAEDAATCVGLGLVRDIFQQPAFWVSVTADRDFFVQGLGLIHSSLGLFALAGVVLFLVLLLFLEHRILRPLHHISALSGRIAKGESALRLHLPNNDELTSLALDLNVMLDRLDGAKRSLVASENRYRTLFLGIGAPTVLVGPDSCIELANPAFIRLAGVPREELEGLRHWTDFCPDMTAALSAGLTGRPEGAATALQTRFVRNNGEHRFVLLTLASLDGGTASIVSLVDNTPAKQAEQALAALTRDLEARVAARTEEAKTKALELETANQRLLELDRIKSAILSSVSHELRTPLTSIRGFTNIIERDLELLVGATSALDLGGHPRIRRIRNNLHIINEENQRLTELINDFLDLSKIESGKMEWRDSAVDALELAKRAERATAALFADGPVVLTVEVDPATPTLFADFDRMVQVSINLLANARKFTELGYVRLRIAPDAAGDWCMRVEDTGRGIAPDDLERIFDNFTQAATNSQEAEIGGTGLGLSICRTIVTHYGGRIWAESKPGQGSVFSVSIPRKQLFADPLIQPGDTG
- a CDS encoding amphi-Trp domain-containing protein, producing MGEKSKLFQCDEKMLTYDAAVVLEKIVDGLKQRKLTATGQDGPVCVDLPLVAEMEISFKDKSKPGKSKKKLSIEISWKEGDAPSLDG
- a CDS encoding cupin domain-containing protein, with the translated sequence MTNQPPYRIADKERILETADARVTVMTLAPGQAIPVHRHSQVTDTTFCLAGIALVQLFDPDEGLRLTTGERAVAPPDRVHRVSNIGTIPCRLLLVQGPGRYDFLSA
- a CDS encoding GDSL-type esterase/lipase family protein, with protein sequence MNPALPVLLAMQIVFCGDSITKGWEIYNLFEQPQKVFISGVESSTSADLLKRIEPIARKKPHKLFLMIGINEIAAPDRILTNYEKIITTIQTISPYTLIYVQSILPTRSQSIDNAVILAANARLKALCDRKNGFVRYLDIYDPFLAEDGKLGPNFTEDGIHLTKNAYSLWKKLILSRM
- the lysA gene encoding diaminopimelate decarboxylase, which gives rise to MHHFEYRGDELYAEDVPVSTLVAAYGTPLYVYSAATLRRHFTAFDSAFAGLPHLTCYSVKANSNLSVLKTLAAQGAGMDIVSGGELYRALAAGVDPAKIVYSGVGKRAVEIEAALNAGILMFNVESTGELERISAIAERLGKTAKVSIRINPDVDPKTHPYISTGLKKNKFGLDIEHSLAAYAKARDLPGVTPVGIDCHIGSQLTSIAPFLEALDKILAFREKLTAMGIETTYLDLGGGLGIQYNEEEPPHPREFGQALTKALGDLPITLILEPGRVIVGNAGILVTEAVYTKKTPSKDFIIVDAGMNDLIRPSLYDSYHAIREVRPAHRPELNVDVVGPICESGDFLARDRNLPAVAPGELLAVYSAGAYGFTMSSNYNSRPRAAEILVDGDQVIVARRRESYDDLIALER
- the mutS gene encoding DNA mismatch repair protein MutS; its protein translation is MTPMLEQYLRAKSEHPDALLFYRMGDFYELFFEDAHTAARELQITLTTRNPGAESPIPMCGVPHHAAEGYLTVLLERGFSVAVCDQIEDPKQAKGLVKRAVTRVLTPGTAVEDGNLKAKEHNFLAALYYDPDERAGGLAWVDCSTGEWSGLFSRDAARLWQWTAKIGPRELLLPDGLAPPRETPLSGVQITRVPLRPHFDFAAGRDKVLSAQSVADLAALDCSDKPQLVRAMGALLTYLSATYMRDLAHLAPFKPVNLGRHMLLDEVTERNLEIFRRLDGRKGQGTLWHVLDRTQTPMGGRMLEIMLRQPWLDLAPIHDTQAVVALFVEDEGLRRESREALTGVYDLERLITRIFLGRAVPRDFTALRQSLVALPRLRTLLAAANAQAPKAATDLLSGWDDLEDVCELLSRALVDSPPVLVTEGGLFRPGYHPELDELLDLAEHGEQKLQELLAQEQADGNLPKLKLGYNRVFGYYFELTKSAGYPPAHFERRQTLANCERYVTPTLKTLEEKILASGEKRKTLEYNLFRELRDHIAALRQRIMDTAARVARFDVWQGLAEAAVIGDWTRPELHTGLAISIRAGRHPVVEAVQGVGNYIPNDVSLDEATKVLLITGPNMAGKSTVLRQTAIIAILAQIGSFVPAGKATIGLVDRVFCRVGASDNLAQGQSTFMVEMMETARILRQAGKRSLVILDEIGRGTATFDGLALAWAVVEELCSRDDGQGVRTLFATHYHELTALEGRLPGLRNFNIAVKEWKGDIIFLRRLLPGPADRSYGVEVARLAGVPRNVVKRARELLEELERSRDPARDGRASRERGQPSLPGLFAVPPAETGPDAPDLPQTAGLLLDELSRLELDRMTPLEALTLLCDWKGRYGGNAC